A window from uncultured Desulfobacter sp. encodes these proteins:
- a CDS encoding DUF3365 domain-containing protein encodes MPPKPVKQSHISLRLKFIFGLVFFVTALGLCISVIMYFHYNAIMQSEISQRSRMLLAQSDAVQSYVKSVLRPRMFDTLLKGDFILEAMSSSYISRQIMGRLGNEDAENYHYRRVSRNPRNPASTPDEFEAGLIQTFNQDKTLRFWEDTTLVNGREYHLVARPVTYTQSCLQCHGDPADAPEELIDIYGSTSGFHYQEGEVGGVVVAGFPVEMIKSPARELTLQYLSLYLLGIFFFVALVSLFFDKLVMKNLKMLPRIFETRFSGERELSIIKGLGRKDEIEGLMESVDELAGCLSEARNELEDYAQNLEKMVEERTRALDAKATRHLADMRLFVSLLSRFATAKDNRQLIKGLLESVGSRYNAKQAVYYCTVSSEDSFAWKASDRIPVLKDEIKDLLWQDNVLFTNTQLYIPVKAQESHWGILTLIWDKAPAPGELNTDILLALGQQMAILIENIYAFLHIRLQHDMLQLVFNGISDPLLLIDETCRIIVANHGAKRLLPQENKMDQRQTLQQFLCAGTHNTPGILDRLLQTRQSVKDEIQTTDNRYFDVDLYPLGGQEGSTRMVLYAREITQEKEMLARMQQAERLSAIGKMAAGVAHEINNPLGVIQIYADLVKDAVSNEETVRDVEVILKHTHTAKKVVQNLLNLSRPPQTLAGICDLNAVILSEMDMFSSQAAGRGLTIETALCPEQALVGCDAAIAGQILTNLWLNAMDALKETGSKIMIATRIETPGWVRMIMADDGSGISDEILPVIFDPFFTTKEVGKGTGLGLSVIYGFITELGGRIKVENKPLTKFCLDIPAPLDTSPTIETNNLPSDKDS; translated from the coding sequence ATGCCCCCCAAACCCGTCAAACAAAGCCACATCAGCCTGCGGCTGAAATTTATCTTCGGGCTGGTTTTTTTTGTTACCGCCCTGGGTTTGTGTATAAGTGTGATCATGTACTTTCATTACAACGCCATCATGCAGTCCGAGATCAGCCAGCGATCAAGGATGCTTTTGGCCCAATCCGATGCCGTCCAAAGCTATGTTAAAAGCGTTTTGCGCCCCCGGATGTTTGACACCCTGCTCAAGGGAGACTTTATCCTCGAAGCCATGTCCTCGTCCTATATCTCACGCCAGATCATGGGGCGCCTGGGCAACGAAGACGCCGAAAACTACCATTACCGAAGGGTATCAAGAAATCCCAGAAATCCGGCGTCCACCCCCGACGAATTTGAAGCAGGCCTCATCCAAACCTTCAACCAGGATAAAACCCTGCGATTCTGGGAGGATACAACCCTTGTCAACGGCCGGGAATACCATCTGGTCGCCCGTCCCGTAACCTATACCCAAAGTTGCCTGCAATGCCACGGAGATCCGGCGGATGCCCCGGAAGAACTCATAGATATCTACGGAAGCACCAGCGGATTTCATTACCAGGAGGGCGAGGTGGGCGGCGTTGTGGTGGCAGGCTTCCCTGTTGAGATGATCAAAAGCCCGGCCAGGGAACTGACCTTGCAGTATCTAAGTCTATATTTACTGGGCATATTTTTCTTTGTGGCCCTGGTCAGTCTCTTTTTTGACAAACTGGTCATGAAAAATCTTAAGATGCTGCCCCGGATCTTTGAAACCCGGTTTTCTGGAGAACGGGAGCTGTCCATCATCAAGGGACTGGGGAGAAAGGACGAAATCGAAGGTCTCATGGAGAGTGTGGATGAACTGGCCGGATGCCTGTCCGAAGCCAGAAACGAGCTTGAAGATTATGCCCAGAATTTGGAAAAAATGGTGGAAGAACGCACCCGTGCCCTGGATGCCAAGGCCACCCGGCACCTGGCAGATATGCGGCTCTTTGTCAGCCTTTTGTCCCGGTTCGCCACCGCCAAAGACAACCGGCAGCTTATCAAGGGGTTGTTGGAGAGTGTCGGTAGCCGATACAACGCAAAGCAGGCGGTTTACTACTGCACGGTGAGTTCAGAAGATTCTTTTGCCTGGAAAGCCTCGGACCGGATCCCTGTGCTCAAGGATGAGATCAAAGATTTATTATGGCAGGACAATGTGCTTTTTACCAATACCCAGCTCTACATTCCGGTCAAGGCCCAGGAGAGCCACTGGGGGATTCTCACCCTGATCTGGGACAAGGCCCCGGCACCCGGGGAGCTGAATACGGATATCCTTTTGGCCCTGGGCCAGCAGATGGCCATTCTCATTGAAAATATTTATGCCTTTTTACACATCCGGTTACAGCACGACATGCTCCAGTTGGTATTTAACGGAATTTCCGATCCCCTGCTGCTCATTGATGAGACCTGCCGCATCATTGTGGCCAACCATGGGGCCAAACGCCTTCTCCCCCAAGAGAACAAAATGGATCAGAGACAAACCCTGCAGCAGTTTTTATGCGCCGGCACGCACAATACCCCCGGAATACTGGACCGGCTTCTCCAAACCCGGCAATCTGTGAAAGATGAAATTCAGACCACCGACAACCGCTATTTTGATGTGGACCTATATCCTTTAGGCGGTCAGGAGGGTTCCACGCGCATGGTTCTCTATGCCCGGGAGATCACCCAGGAAAAAGAGATGCTGGCGCGCATGCAGCAGGCCGAACGCCTTTCTGCCATCGGGAAAATGGCGGCAGGCGTTGCCCATGAGATCAATAACCCGTTAGGGGTAATTCAAATCTATGCCGATCTGGTCAAAGACGCCGTTTCCAATGAAGAAACGGTCCGGGATGTGGAGGTAATCCTTAAACATACCCATACCGCGAAAAAAGTGGTTCAAAACCTTCTGAACCTTTCCAGGCCGCCCCAGACCCTGGCCGGTATCTGCGATCTCAATGCAGTAATCCTTTCGGAAATGGATATGTTTTCAAGCCAGGCAGCAGGCAGAGGGCTTACCATTGAAACAGCCCTGTGCCCGGAACAGGCCCTGGTGGGTTGCGATGCCGCCATCGCAGGCCAGATCCTGACCAACCTCTGGCTCAATGCCATGGATGCCCTCAAAGAGACGGGCAGCAAAATTATGATTGCCACACGAATTGAAACGCCGGGCTGGGTGCGAATGATCATGGCAGATGACGGTTCGGGTATCAGTGATGAGATCCTGCCCGTTATTTTCGATCCGTTTTTCACCACCAAGGAGGTGGGCAAGGGTACAGGCCTTGGCTTATCTGTTATTTACGGATTTATTACCGAGCTCGGGGGCCGGATTAAAGTTGAAAATAAGCCCCTCACCAAATTTTGTTTAGACATTCCCGCTCCCTTGGACACTTCCCCCACGATAGAAACCAATAACCTGCCGTCAGATAAGGATTCATAG
- a CDS encoding sigma-54 dependent transcriptional regulator — protein MTAFCILVVDDDEDFLSGIIRQLRKKFDRFSIKGASSGEQALTVIEETEVGVMLSDLRMPGMTGHELLEKAIGLNPFLCAVMITGYATVEAAVLALKSGAWDFVTKPLDQTALFHTVEKAVAHYELARENKRLKAMVSELSPKQGPGWDSPRMKQLVEKISAIAVTDYTVLITGESGVGKEFIAREIHRLSGRASQACHCLNCPAIPEPLLESELFGHVKGAFTGAERNREGFFMAADKGTLIMDEIGDITLPIQAKLLKFLQDKEVKPVGASTSKVTDVRIIALTNQNLEKKIAGNSFRQDLYYRLNVLSLKVPPLRERREDIPVLARKFMNRTCREMNIDPMQIDPAALAYLARQPWPGNVRELLNTMRRLTVFSNGKTIDLKLIQTVNDDLADPAIKSQEAVRGMCYKDAKKEAMDIFSREYLTCLFKETRGNISEASRRSGLERASIQKIIKRLDLDMSRFRE, from the coding sequence ATGACTGCATTTTGCATCCTGGTTGTGGATGATGATGAGGATTTTCTTTCCGGAATTATCCGTCAGCTCAGAAAAAAATTTGACCGTTTTTCCATCAAAGGGGCATCATCGGGGGAGCAGGCACTTACCGTGATCGAAGAGACAGAGGTGGGCGTAATGCTCTCCGACCTTCGCATGCCCGGCATGACCGGCCACGAACTTCTGGAAAAAGCCATTGGGCTCAACCCGTTTTTGTGTGCGGTGATGATCACAGGCTATGCAACGGTGGAGGCGGCGGTTCTTGCATTAAAATCCGGTGCCTGGGATTTTGTGACCAAGCCCCTGGATCAAACCGCCTTATTCCATACCGTGGAAAAAGCGGTGGCTCACTATGAACTGGCCCGGGAGAACAAACGGCTCAAGGCAATGGTGTCCGAACTCTCTCCGAAGCAGGGGCCGGGCTGGGACAGTCCCCGCATGAAACAGCTTGTGGAAAAAATTTCTGCCATCGCCGTGACTGATTATACGGTCCTGATAACAGGAGAATCAGGCGTGGGGAAAGAGTTTATCGCCCGGGAAATTCACCGGCTCTCGGGGCGGGCATCCCAGGCCTGCCACTGCCTCAACTGCCCGGCCATCCCCGAACCCCTTCTGGAAAGCGAGCTGTTCGGCCATGTCAAAGGGGCATTCACCGGGGCGGAACGCAACCGGGAGGGATTCTTTATGGCTGCGGACAAGGGTACCCTGATCATGGATGAGATCGGGGATATTACCCTTCCCATCCAGGCCAAGCTGCTCAAATTCCTCCAGGATAAGGAGGTCAAACCCGTGGGTGCCTCCACCTCCAAAGTCACGGATGTCAGAATCATTGCCCTGACCAACCAGAACCTTGAAAAAAAAATAGCGGGCAACAGTTTCCGCCAGGACCTGTATTACCGGCTGAATGTTCTGTCCCTGAAGGTCCCGCCGTTACGGGAACGCCGGGAAGATATCCCGGTTCTGGCCAGAAAATTCATGAACCGGACCTGCCGTGAGATGAACATTGATCCCATGCAGATCGATCCAGCGGCCCTGGCCTATCTTGCCCGGCAGCCCTGGCCGGGAAATGTGCGGGAACTGTTGAATACCATGCGGCGATTAACGGTGTTCTCCAATGGGAAAACCATTGATCTTAAATTAATTCAGACGGTAAACGATGATCTGGCGGATCCGGCGATAAAATCCCAGGAGGCGGTTAGGGGAATGTGCTATAAAGACGCAAAAAAAGAGGCCATGGATATCTTCTCCCGTGAATATTTAACCTGCCTGTTCAAAGAGACCCGGGGAAATATTTCAGAAGCCTCACGGCGAAGCGGCCTTGAGCGGGCTTCCATTCAAAAAATAATCAAGCGCCTGGATCTGGATATGTCCCGGTTCAGGGAGTAA
- a CDS encoding OsmC family protein, which translates to MEISGKKIGKLAFEINQDSYTYTLDAPESVGGEGKGPSPKGLLLSSLIGCTGIDVAMILGKMRVEVQDLEITAQTELTDQQPSVFKEITLSYHITGDDKDAKKIKRAVSMSMGTYCGVSAMLEKHSPITPKIYLNGQEI; encoded by the coding sequence ATGGAAATATCAGGTAAAAAAATCGGAAAACTGGCCTTTGAGATCAATCAGGACAGCTACACCTACACCCTGGATGCCCCTGAAAGTGTTGGCGGCGAAGGCAAAGGGCCATCCCCCAAAGGCCTTCTTCTAAGCAGCCTGATCGGATGTACCGGCATTGATGTGGCCATGATCCTGGGTAAAATGCGGGTGGAGGTCCAGGATCTGGAAATCACGGCACAAACCGAACTGACCGACCAACAGCCGTCGGTATTTAAGGAAATCACCCTCTCTTATCACATCACCGGCGATGACAAAGACGCAAAAAAAATCAAACGGGCCGTATCCATGTCCATGGGAACCTACTGCGGGGTCTCTGCCATGCTGGAAAAACACAGCCCCATAACCCCTAAGATCTATCTGAATGGTCAAGAGATTTAG
- a CDS encoding SMP-30/gluconolactonase/LRE family protein has protein sequence MLSLDMVTGELSVFAESINGADGLAMDAHGYLWVAANQADKIVMLEPSEKVHGNLGMPGRVNEDGSHSGLLFPASLIIADETIYVTNLALSLTPAEGDEVEEAVSKYTISTIKIPTHK, from the coding sequence ATTTTAAGCCTTGATATGGTCACTGGAGAATTAAGCGTTTTTGCCGAAAGCATCAACGGCGCGGACGGTTTGGCCATGGATGCGCACGGCTACCTGTGGGTCGCAGCCAATCAGGCGGATAAAATTGTAATGCTTGAACCGAGCGAAAAAGTACATGGTAACCTTGGTATGCCCGGACGTGTCAACGAAGATGGCTCCCACAGCGGACTGCTCTTTCCTGCCAGCCTTATTATTGCCGACGAAACAATTTATGTGACAAACCTGGCCTTGTCTTTAACGCCGGCCGAAGGGGATGAAGTTGAAGAAGCGGTAAGCAAATACACGATCAGCACCATTAAAATCCCCACGCACAAATAA
- a CDS encoding desulfoferrodoxin family protein, which translates to MNRRKAIQYMAATAMVTAISANPLAASQDGKEDVKIDGGWQYKEMEYEKHVPEVSVVRDGDAAAITVQVKHPQGEFHHISTFKIYSENRIEITRCDLNPTQSVPKATFNLNVKPGTALIATTDCNIHGIWMKPFTA; encoded by the coding sequence ATGAATCGACGAAAAGCAATTCAGTACATGGCCGCAACGGCAATGGTAACGGCGATTAGCGCAAATCCTCTTGCAGCTAGTCAGGACGGGAAAGAAGATGTGAAGATCGACGGAGGGTGGCAGTACAAGGAGATGGAATATGAAAAACATGTCCCCGAGGTCAGTGTTGTCCGGGATGGTGACGCTGCCGCCATCACCGTTCAAGTCAAGCACCCCCAGGGAGAATTTCACCACATCAGCACGTTTAAGATCTACAGCGAAAATCGAATTGAGATCACCCGCTGTGACCTGAATCCAACGCAATCTGTTCCAAAGGCGACTTTTAATCTAAACGTCAAACCCGGCACGGCCCTGATCGCCACGACAGACTGCAATATTCATGGTATCTGGATGAAGCCGTTTACGGCATAG
- a CDS encoding cytochrome c peroxidase, giving the protein MHNGSKNTAILETAQHVLTAEPGTPEGVLLMQARYLIGELPGKMPGSENDTPVRVALGKKLYFEEALSINKTQSCNDCHPIDNMGAGADNRKTGLGALGKNGTRNDPTTLNAGFQIAQFWDGRSPDLADQAKGPVLNPVEMGMPSSEKVIERLKAAGYANEFENAFPGQDDPLTYDNFSEAVAAFERTLISRGRIDRFIAGDADALTPREKEGMHIFMDVGCIQCHSGPVLGGAMFQKIGIFYEYPNYNDKGRYDVTKNDKDLYVFKVPMLRNTTLTPPYFHDGGVETIAEAVDLMGNIQLNRQLTKKENDRLIRFLTTLADETITRADLPKTGETVNGPLAPDMTTIDDDAQGELVQYGYALATDTFRMLGRSTDDAGKHYVGNHLTCTNCHQEEGTKMYGLSWVGVSKAYPKYRGRENQVQGLKKRVNGCFQRSMNGKPLPEESREMNAIIAYLDWLSEGTPKETAVLGNSPFTPPERKADLETGRMRYGTFCQSCHGSTGTGFAANDNLEADAGAFITPAVWNVGSYNNGAGANRLLTLAPFLQSNMPLGTEWDHPVLSMEDAYDVAAYVNSMPRPQMANLEKDYPDLSKKPVDCPYPPYPDTFSQEQHKFGPFQPIISVWAKDK; this is encoded by the coding sequence ATGCACAACGGATCAAAAAATACGGCGATTCTTGAGACCGCGCAACATGTGCTAACGGCAGAACCTGGAACGCCGGAGGGTGTGCTGCTCATGCAGGCAAGGTACCTTATTGGAGAATTGCCTGGGAAGATGCCCGGCAGTGAAAACGATACCCCGGTACGGGTGGCGTTGGGGAAAAAACTCTATTTTGAAGAAGCACTCTCCATAAACAAGACCCAGTCCTGTAATGATTGTCATCCTATTGATAATATGGGTGCCGGGGCCGATAATCGTAAGACCGGTTTGGGTGCTTTGGGGAAGAACGGTACCCGGAACGATCCGACGACATTGAATGCCGGATTTCAGATAGCCCAGTTTTGGGACGGTCGTTCTCCGGATTTGGCCGATCAAGCCAAAGGTCCGGTGCTCAATCCGGTTGAAATGGGTATGCCCAGTTCGGAAAAGGTTATAGAACGCTTGAAGGCGGCCGGATACGCGAACGAATTCGAAAATGCGTTTCCCGGCCAGGATGATCCGTTGACTTACGACAATTTTAGTGAAGCGGTTGCCGCCTTTGAACGAACACTTATTTCCCGCGGCCGCATCGATCGGTTTATCGCAGGGGACGCGGATGCCCTGACACCGCGTGAAAAAGAAGGGATGCATATATTTATGGATGTGGGCTGCATCCAGTGCCATAGCGGTCCGGTACTTGGCGGGGCAATGTTCCAGAAAATTGGTATTTTTTATGAATATCCCAATTATAACGACAAAGGCCGCTACGATGTAACCAAAAATGACAAGGACCTTTATGTCTTCAAGGTGCCCATGCTTAGAAATACCACGCTCACGCCGCCTTATTTTCATGACGGCGGGGTGGAAACCATTGCAGAAGCGGTGGATCTGATGGGAAACATTCAATTGAACCGTCAACTCACCAAAAAAGAAAACGACCGCTTGATTCGTTTTTTGACGACCCTGGCCGATGAAACAATAACCCGGGCAGATTTGCCCAAGACCGGTGAAACGGTCAACGGGCCACTTGCGCCGGATATGACGACCATCGATGATGACGCCCAGGGCGAACTTGTGCAATACGGCTATGCCCTGGCGACTGATACCTTTCGCATGCTTGGCCGCAGCACCGATGATGCCGGCAAGCACTATGTGGGCAACCATCTGACGTGCACCAATTGCCATCAGGAAGAAGGAACTAAAATGTATGGGTTGTCATGGGTGGGCGTATCCAAGGCCTATCCAAAATATCGCGGCCGAGAGAATCAGGTGCAGGGGCTAAAAAAACGGGTTAACGGCTGTTTTCAGCGCAGCATGAATGGAAAGCCACTGCCCGAGGAGAGCCGGGAAATGAACGCCATCATTGCGTATCTTGACTGGCTTTCCGAAGGGACGCCAAAGGAGACGGCTGTGCTGGGTAACTCACCGTTTACACCCCCTGAGCGCAAGGCCGATCTGGAAACAGGGCGCATGAGGTACGGCACATTCTGTCAATCGTGTCATGGCAGCACCGGCACAGGTTTTGCCGCAAACGATAACTTGGAAGCCGATGCCGGGGCCTTTATTACACCCGCTGTATGGAATGTCGGCAGCTACAACAACGGTGCCGGGGCCAACCGCCTTTTGACCCTTGCGCCCTTTTTACAATCCAATATGCCGCTGGGCACAGAGTGGGATCATCCGGTGCTATCCATGGAAGATGCTTACGATGTCGCAGCTTACGTCAATTCTATGCCCCGTCCCCAGATGGCGAACCTTGAAAAAGATTATCCCGACTTGAGCAAGAAGCCTGTGGATTGCCCCTATCCGCCGTATCCTGACACGTTTTCCCAGGAACAGCATAAATTCGGTCCGTTTCAGCCGATTATTTCCGTCTGGGCAAAGGATAAATAG
- a CDS encoding cobyrinate a,c-diamide synthase — protein sequence MTVSWEKVPGVVIAGLRGGSGKTIISLGITAAWRAQNITVAPFKKGPDYIDAGWLSRAAGRPCYNLDTYLCAQSVVQNSYHIHSKSCDVSLVEGNRGLFDGIDLEGTTSTSELAKLLDLPVVLVLDCTKSTRTMAAVLMGCMQFDPDINICGVILNRLAGKRHEGKVRANIERFCNIPVLGAVPKLKQEDFPERHMGLVTSEEHGESDLSLTRARQVALDNIDLDRLFQVVTSFKKGQGSPIIDAGFARNTVPQVNTADNSHPAMDNDGVTIGVVRDSAFQFYYPDNIEALEKLGARIEFISPLSQSDIPEVDAIYMGGGFPETHATQLSANQEFRDNLKALSRGGLPIYAECGGLIFLGESICLDDNVYPMTGILPLRFGLSKLPQGHGYTEVEVVNDNPFYALGDVLRGHEFRYSKVLSIDYDDTDMAFRMVRGKGILEKRDGFFKDNTFGTYTHIHALGSTGWAPALIAKAKRFQESRQ from the coding sequence ATGACTGTTAGTTGGGAAAAAGTCCCTGGAGTTGTCATTGCCGGACTCAGGGGTGGTTCAGGCAAGACAATAATATCCCTCGGGATAACTGCCGCATGGAGAGCCCAGAATATAACAGTGGCCCCCTTTAAAAAGGGTCCTGACTATATTGACGCCGGCTGGCTATCACGGGCAGCCGGTCGCCCCTGCTATAATCTTGATACTTACCTGTGCGCCCAGTCCGTCGTTCAAAACTCCTATCATATCCATTCCAAATCCTGTGATGTTTCCTTAGTTGAAGGCAACCGTGGCCTTTTTGACGGCATTGACCTTGAGGGAACCACATCCACAAGTGAACTTGCCAAACTGCTGGATCTGCCGGTTGTTCTGGTACTGGACTGCACGAAATCCACCCGGACCATGGCGGCGGTGCTCATGGGCTGTATGCAGTTTGACCCTGATATTAATATCTGCGGTGTTATTCTCAACCGCCTGGCAGGAAAACGCCACGAGGGAAAAGTTCGGGCCAACATTGAACGGTTCTGCAATATTCCGGTGCTTGGTGCCGTACCAAAGCTAAAGCAGGAAGATTTCCCGGAACGTCATATGGGACTTGTCACGTCCGAGGAACACGGAGAAAGTGATCTCTCTTTGACCCGGGCCAGGCAGGTGGCCTTGGACAATATTGATCTTGATCGGTTGTTCCAGGTTGTCACCTCGTTCAAGAAGGGGCAGGGCTCGCCGATTATTGATGCAGGTTTCGCTCGAAATACTGTTCCGCAAGTAAATACGGCAGACAATTCTCATCCGGCAATGGATAACGACGGTGTTACCATTGGTGTTGTTCGTGATTCGGCATTCCAGTTCTACTATCCGGATAATATTGAAGCCTTGGAAAAGCTAGGGGCCAGGATCGAATTTATCAGTCCTTTGTCCCAGTCTGACATCCCCGAAGTTGATGCCATTTACATGGGCGGAGGTTTTCCTGAAACCCATGCAACACAGTTGTCTGCCAATCAGGAATTCAGGGATAATTTAAAGGCGTTGTCCCGCGGGGGGCTGCCCATTTACGCCGAATGCGGCGGCTTGATTTTTCTTGGGGAAAGTATTTGTCTTGATGACAACGTTTACCCCATGACCGGTATTTTGCCACTACGCTTTGGCCTGTCCAAACTCCCCCAGGGCCATGGATACACTGAAGTTGAAGTCGTCAATGACAATCCGTTTTACGCTTTAGGCGATGTGCTGCGCGGCCACGAATTCCGCTACTCTAAAGTGCTGTCCATTGATTATGATGATACTGACATGGCATTTAGAATGGTCCGGGGTAAGGGGATTCTTGAAAAAAGAGACGGATTTTTCAAAGACAATACCTTTGGCACCTACACCCACATCCATGCCCTTGGTTCCACCGGTTGGGCACCCGCTTTGATTGCCAAAGCCAAGCGCTTTCAAGAATCACGTCAATAA
- a CDS encoding dissimilatory sulfite reductase D family protein produces MASELLQDAEAAKKVVVDWLTKKSKSKTKFYIKDFYALFPDDKPREIKKVINKMVETEVLEFWSSGSTTMYGLKGAGIQHASEGEA; encoded by the coding sequence ATGGCAAGCGAACTTTTACAGGATGCAGAAGCAGCCAAGAAAGTTGTTGTTGACTGGCTTACAAAAAAGTCTAAATCAAAGACCAAATTTTATATTAAAGATTTTTATGCTCTTTTCCCCGATGATAAACCCCGGGAAATTAAAAAAGTTATTAATAAAATGGTAGAAACCGAAGTCCTCGAATTCTGGTCTTCCGGATCCACCACTATGTACGGTCTGAAGGGTGCCGGTATCCAGCATGCCTCCGAGGGCGAAGCATAG
- the dsrB gene encoding dissimilatory-type sulfite reductase subunit beta, whose amino-acid sequence MAFISTGYNPEKPMENRITDIGPRDFNDFYPPVIAKNKGKWSHHEILEPGVLVHVADSGDEVYTVRVGGARLMSTTHINEICEIADKHCDGYVRFTTRNNVEFMVDSKDKVEPLKNDLASRKFPGGSFKFPIGGTGAGVTNIVHTQGWIHCHTPATDASGTVKVTMDALFDDFQQMRMPAQLRVSMACCLNMCGAVHCSDIAILGYHRKPPMLDHEYLDKVCEIPLAVSACPTAAIKPAKKVLANGTEVKSVEVKNERCMYCGNCYTMCPSMPLADTEGDGIVLMAGGKVSNRISDPKFSKVVVAFLPNEMPRWPSMTDAIKKIVNAYSNGANKYERLGDWAERIGWEKFFEACELDFTHHLIDDFRQQAYMSWRQSTQFKF is encoded by the coding sequence ATGGCATTTATTTCTACAGGGTATAATCCCGAGAAACCGATGGAAAATAGAATCACCGACATCGGTCCCAGAGACTTTAACGACTTCTATCCTCCTGTTATCGCAAAGAACAAAGGTAAATGGTCTCATCATGAAATCCTGGAACCCGGCGTACTGGTTCACGTTGCCGATTCCGGAGATGAAGTATATACCGTAAGAGTTGGCGGCGCTCGTCTGATGTCCACAACTCACATCAATGAAATTTGTGAGATTGCCGACAAACATTGTGACGGATATGTTCGTTTTACCACCCGTAACAACGTTGAATTCATGGTTGACTCCAAGGACAAAGTAGAGCCCCTGAAAAACGATCTGGCCTCCAGAAAGTTCCCCGGCGGTTCCTTTAAGTTCCCCATCGGCGGCACCGGTGCCGGCGTAACCAACATCGTTCATACCCAGGGCTGGATTCACTGCCATACCCCTGCTACTGATGCTTCCGGTACCGTAAAGGTTACCATGGACGCTCTGTTTGACGATTTCCAACAGATGAGAATGCCCGCTCAGCTTCGTGTTTCCATGGCTTGCTGCCTGAACATGTGTGGTGCGGTTCACTGCTCTGATATCGCCATCCTCGGTTACCACAGAAAACCGCCAATGCTTGACCATGAATACCTGGACAAGGTTTGCGAAATCCCCTTGGCTGTTTCCGCCTGCCCCACCGCAGCTATCAAACCTGCAAAAAAGGTTCTGGCGAACGGTACTGAAGTAAAATCAGTTGAGGTTAAAAACGAACGCTGCATGTACTGCGGTAACTGCTACACCATGTGCCCCTCCATGCCGCTTGCTGACACCGAAGGTGACGGTATTGTTCTTATGGCTGGTGGTAAAGTGTCCAACCGTATCTCCGATCCGAAATTCTCCAAGGTTGTTGTGGCCTTCCTGCCCAACGAAATGCCCCGCTGGCCGTCCATGACCGACGCCATCAAAAAGATTGTTAACGCCTACTCAAACGGCGCCAACAAATACGAACGTCTGGGTGACTGGGCCGAGAGAATTGGATGGGAAAAATTCTTTGAAGCTTGTGAACTTGACTTCACCCACCACCTGATTGACGATTTCCGTCAGCAGGCTTACATGAGTTGGCGTCAGTCCACTCAGTTCAAATTCTAA